The proteins below come from a single Garra rufa chromosome 3, GarRuf1.0, whole genome shotgun sequence genomic window:
- the LOC141331661 gene encoding E3 ubiquitin-protein ligase TRIM39-like has translation MSNDTFLLFLLFSALSSSSGPLAEELQCSVCLDVFTDPVTIPCGHNFCKSCLNQCWEKSQNCICPFCKETFSKRPDLNINTALRQVAQLFKKKPSVVNQCSKSDVLCDVCDKRKKKALKSCLLCQASFCETHLEFHHKVYLKKHKLMDPVRNMKDYICQKHKRPLELFCRDDQMRVCVFCTHRDHKTHNTVTLDEESKMKKARLMKTKKDVQQMILDRIRKIQDIEYFAELRQKSTDRVKAADVELFSDLMRSIERCQAELLEMMEEKQKAAQKRDEELIQELQQEITELKMRNTELDHLLRTEDHFQLLQIDPSLCSPPDTRNWPEISMNTDVSVETLRRALTQLQETLDEKLSETVLRRMQQYAVNVTLDPDTAHPYLILSNDRKHVRHGDIKHELPDYPERFNYSACVLGKEGFLSGRFYFEVQLKRKTKWDLGVARESINRKGPITVSPQDGYWAVALRDGSDYWACADSCVHLSLRVKPQKVGVFVDYEEGLVSFYDVKSRSHIYSFTGQSFINRLYPYFCPFPNDTCKDSAPMTISPVTYNK, from the exons ATGTCCa atgatacatttttattatttctctTGTTTTCAGCTCTGTCATCCTCCAGTGGTCCTCTGGCCGAGGAGCTTCAGTGTTCAGTGTGTCTGGATGTGTTCACTGATCCAGTTACTATTCCATGTGGACACAACTTCTGTAAGAGCTGCTTGAACCAGTGCTGGGAAAAGAGTCAGAACTGCATCTGTCCATTTTGTAAAGAAACATTCAGTAAAAGACCTGACCTCAATATCAACACAGCACTTAGACAAGTTGCGCAACTCTTTAAGAAAAAGCCTAGTGTAGTAAATCAGTGTAGTAAATCTGATGTTCTCTGTGACGTTTGTgataaaagaaagaagaaagccCTAAAATCCTGCCTGCTGTGCCAGGCTTCTTTCTGTGAAACTCACCTAGAGTTTCATCACAAAGTCTATTTAAAGAAACACAAACTGATGGACCCTGTGAGGAACATGAAGGACTACATATGCCAGAAACACAAGAGACCTCTGGAGCTGTTCTGTAGAGATGATCAGATGCGTGTATGTGTGTTTTGCACTCATCGAGACCACAAAACTCACAACACTGTTACTCTAGACGAGGAGAGTAAAATGAAAAAGGCACGA CTGATGAAGACAAAGAAAGATGTGCAGCAGATGATCCTGGACAGAATCAGGAAGATTCAAGACATTGAATACTTTGCAGAACTCAGACAA aaaagcaCAGATCGAGTAAAAGCAGCTGATGTTGAGCTCTTCAGCGATCTGATGCGCTCTATTGAGAGATGTCAGGCTGAGCTGCTGGAGATGATGGAGGAAAAGCAGAAAGCGGCACAGAAACGGGATGAAGAGCTCATTCAAGAGCTGCAGCAGGAAATCACTGAGCTCAAGATGAGAAACACTGAGCTGGATCATCTCTTACGCACTGAGGATCACTTCCAGCTCCTACAG ATTGACCCATCCCTGTGCAGTCCTCCAGATACCAGGAACTGGCCTGAGATCAGTATGAACACTGATGTAAGTGTGGAGACTCTGAGGAGAGCTCTGACTCAACTGCAGGAAACTCTAGATGAGAAACTCAGTGAAACAG TGTTGAGGAGGATGCAGCAGTATGCAG TGAATGTGACTCTGGATCCTGATACAGCTCATCCATATCTGATCCTGTCTAATGATAGAAAACATGTGAGACATGGAGACATTAAGCATGAACTCCCAGATTACCCAGAGCGGTTTAATTACAGTGCCTGTGTCCTGGGAAAAGAGGGATTCTTGTCAGGTAGATTTTATTTTGAAGTGCAGCTGAAGAGAAAGACTAAGTGGGATTTAGGAGTGGCCAGAGAATCTATTAACAGGAAGGGACCGATCACAGTGAGTCCTCAGGATGGATACTGGGCTGTGGCTCTGAGGGACGGGAGTGATTATTGGGCTTGTGCTGATTCATGTGTCCACTTGTCTCTGAGAGTGAAACCGCAGAAGGTGGGGGTGTTTGTGGATTATGAGGAAGGTCTGGTCTCCTTCTATGATGTGAAGTCCAGATCTCATATCTACTCTTTCACTGGTCAGTCCTTCATTAATAGACTATATCCATATTTTTGTCCCTTTCCAAATGATACTTGTAAAGATTCCGCACCAATGACCATCTCACCTGTTACTTACAATAAATGA